From Halomicrobium salinisoli, the proteins below share one genomic window:
- a CDS encoding ArnT family glycosyltransferase — MCADRRRLGLLVAVAPAAVLAPVLAIPLPELDHAGVEIASYYQTFALVEDGLASYTYLTPLETGAGVHVYAWLSAPLFAAGVTEAGRVVSLLAAVGSALLVWGIGRRLSGWRTGTVAAALLWLHPLFARFATRLYPEALGIFLTVAAVYAALRDEGSALWYGLALTALALGIGNHLWEASVALPVTVLYLRRRALARAGGVVAATGLSIGAVEAVQSLQPAGASLVESYSVWNHPEFLFRVSWLFRDELTLATPLEGAVSLTVPLALVAVAALAAAAVRDPTEPRLLLLSWLVSGLVILVALPRGWRYHDYYLWALLAPLALSGGLALALAVDRLAARTAVSAGAAAELVAVALLCSALFYGGAFELGRAGADRHSEIDWADGDEFREGGAELAEHDVDDASEVAFVGEWHFDDIPPTYLDRPDVVRVLVYGEVPLEGRKLASADGSPRFVGESTIDASECTVAVVRNDSGVHAVPCE, encoded by the coding sequence ATGTGCGCCGACCGGCGCCGCCTGGGCCTGCTCGTCGCGGTCGCCCCGGCGGCCGTGCTCGCGCCGGTGCTCGCCATCCCGCTCCCGGAGCTGGACCACGCGGGCGTCGAGATCGCCAGCTACTACCAGACCTTCGCGCTGGTCGAGGACGGCCTGGCGTCCTACACCTACCTCACGCCGCTGGAGACCGGGGCCGGGGTGCACGTCTACGCCTGGCTGAGCGCGCCGCTGTTCGCCGCGGGCGTCACCGAGGCCGGGCGGGTCGTCTCGCTGCTGGCAGCGGTGGGATCGGCGCTGCTGGTGTGGGGAATCGGTCGGCGGCTGAGCGGCTGGAGGACGGGCACCGTCGCCGCGGCGCTCCTCTGGCTCCACCCGCTGTTCGCCCGCTTCGCGACGCGGTTGTACCCCGAGGCGCTGGGGATCTTCCTGACGGTCGCCGCCGTGTACGCCGCGCTGCGCGACGAGGGGAGCGCGCTGTGGTACGGGCTGGCCCTGACCGCGCTGGCGCTCGGTATCGGGAACCACCTCTGGGAGGCGAGCGTCGCGCTCCCGGTGACGGTGCTGTACCTGCGGCGGCGGGCGCTGGCCAGGGCCGGCGGCGTCGTCGCGGCGACCGGCCTGTCGATCGGTGCGGTCGAGGCCGTCCAGTCGCTCCAGCCCGCCGGCGCCAGCCTCGTCGAGAGCTACAGCGTCTGGAACCACCCCGAGTTCCTGTTCCGGGTGAGCTGGCTGTTCCGCGACGAACTGACGCTCGCGACGCCCCTGGAGGGGGCCGTCTCGCTGACCGTGCCGCTCGCCCTCGTCGCGGTGGCGGCGCTGGCGGCCGCGGCGGTGCGGGATCCGACCGAGCCCCGCCTGCTCCTGCTCTCGTGGCTCGTCAGCGGCCTCGTCATCCTCGTGGCTCTCCCGAGGGGGTGGCGGTACCACGACTACTACCTCTGGGCCCTGCTGGCGCCGCTGGCGCTGTCCGGCGGGCTGGCGCTCGCGCTCGCCGTCGACCGGCTGGCGGCCCGCACGGCCGTCTCGGCCGGCGCGGCCGCCGAACTGGTCGCCGTCGCGCTCCTCTGCTCGGCGCTGTTCTACGGCGGCGCCTTCGAACTCGGTCGAGCGGGCGCGGACCGACACAGCGAGATCGACTGGGCCGACGGCGACGAGTTCCGGGAGGGCGGCGCCGAACTCGCCGAACACGACGTCGACGACGCGTCGGAGGTCGCCTTCGTCGGCGAGTGGCACTTCGACGACATCCCGCCGACGTACCTCGACCGGCCGGACGTGGTCCGGGTGCTCGTGTACGGCGAGGTGCCCCTGGAGGGGCGAAAGCTCGCGAGCGCCGACGGGAGCCCGCGCTTCGTCGGGGAGTCGACGATAGACGCCTCCGAGTGCACCGTCGCCGTGGTCAGGAACGACAGCGGCGTCCACGCCGTGCCCTGTGAGTGA
- a CDS encoding phosphoglycerate kinase yields the protein MASFQTLDDLEDGQRVLVRLDLNSPVEDGEVQDNRRFERHAETVRELADADHRVALMAHQGRPGRDTFVSLEQHADILADHAGVDVDFVADTFGDEALDAIEGLEASDVLLLENTRMCDEELPEEEPEVKAETEFVQTLAPAFDAYVNDAYSAAHRSHASLVGFPLVLDAYAGRVMETEYEANTAIAEKEFDGSVTMVVGGTKATDVIDVMTALDEKVDDFLLGGIAGELFLRADGQAVGRDVGDMDLFDEQWAANQEKIESMLDEHRDQITLAVDFAYEDDDGDRAEVAVADIDEKDRGYLDVGSETVMTYSPIIRDSEAVFVKGALGMFEDERFSVGTVGALEAIADTDCFSVVGGGDTSRAIEMYGMSEDEFDHVSIAGGAYIRALTGESLVGVDVLLRE from the coding sequence ATGGCTTCCTTCCAGACGCTCGACGACCTCGAGGACGGACAGCGCGTCCTCGTTCGCCTCGACCTCAACAGCCCGGTCGAGGACGGCGAGGTGCAGGACAACCGGCGCTTCGAACGCCACGCGGAGACGGTCCGGGAACTGGCCGACGCCGACCACCGCGTCGCCCTGATGGCCCACCAGGGCCGGCCCGGACGGGACACCTTCGTCTCGCTGGAGCAGCACGCCGACATCCTGGCCGACCACGCCGGCGTCGACGTGGACTTCGTCGCGGACACCTTCGGCGACGAAGCGCTCGACGCCATCGAGGGCCTGGAGGCGAGCGACGTCCTCCTGCTGGAGAACACCCGGATGTGCGACGAGGAACTGCCCGAGGAAGAGCCCGAGGTCAAGGCCGAGACGGAGTTCGTCCAGACGCTGGCGCCGGCGTTCGACGCCTACGTCAACGACGCCTACTCCGCGGCCCACCGCTCGCACGCCTCGCTGGTGGGCTTCCCGCTCGTGCTGGACGCCTACGCCGGCCGCGTCATGGAGACCGAGTACGAGGCCAACACCGCCATCGCCGAGAAGGAGTTCGACGGGTCGGTGACGATGGTCGTCGGCGGGACCAAGGCCACCGACGTCATCGACGTGATGACCGCGCTGGACGAGAAAGTGGACGACTTCCTGCTGGGCGGCATCGCCGGCGAGCTGTTCCTCCGGGCCGACGGTCAGGCGGTCGGCCGCGACGTCGGCGACATGGACCTGTTCGACGAGCAGTGGGCGGCCAACCAGGAGAAGATCGAGTCGATGCTCGACGAGCACCGCGACCAGATCACGCTCGCGGTAGACTTCGCCTACGAGGACGATGACGGCGACCGGGCCGAGGTGGCCGTCGCGGACATCGACGAGAAGGACCGGGGCTACCTCGACGTCGGCAGCGAGACGGTGATGACCTACTCGCCGATCATCCGCGACTCCGAGGCCGTCTTCGTGAAGGGCGCGCTGGGGATGTTCGAGGACGAGCGCTTCTCCGTCGGCACCGTCGGCGCCCTCGAGGCCATCGCCGACACCGACTGCTTCTCCGTGGTCGGCGGCGGCGACACTTCGCGGGCCATCGAGATGTACGGCATGAGCGAGGACGAGTTCGACCACGTCTCCATCGCCGGCGGCGCCTACATCCGCGCGCTGACCGGCGAGTCGCTGGTCGGCGTCGACGTACTGCTGCGGGAGTAA
- a CDS encoding protein-L-isoaspartate(D-aspartate) O-methyltransferase: MDDAARREELVERLAERVDDEDVLAAMRAVPRHEFVPENRRSDAYADRPLPIGEGQTISAPHMVAIVADLLDLREGDDVLEVGTGCGYHAAVTAELVGAEHVYTVEYRDSLAEEARERLADLGYEGVSVRVGDGKEGWEEHAPFDRAYMTAAAPEFPGPVAEQVRPEGLLLAPIGTGRQRLVRARKRADGELDRESHGAVRFVRLQ, encoded by the coding sequence ATGGACGACGCGGCTCGCCGCGAGGAGCTGGTCGAGCGCCTCGCCGAGCGGGTCGACGACGAGGATGTCCTGGCAGCGATGCGGGCGGTCCCACGCCACGAGTTCGTTCCGGAAAATCGTCGTAGCGACGCCTACGCCGACCGGCCCCTCCCCATCGGCGAGGGCCAGACGATCAGCGCGCCCCACATGGTCGCCATCGTGGCCGACCTGCTGGATCTCCGGGAGGGCGACGACGTGCTGGAAGTGGGCACCGGCTGTGGCTACCACGCCGCCGTCACGGCCGAACTGGTCGGGGCGGAGCACGTCTACACCGTCGAGTACCGAGACTCCCTCGCCGAAGAGGCACGCGAGCGACTAGCCGACCTGGGCTACGAGGGCGTCTCCGTCCGCGTCGGCGACGGCAAGGAGGGATGGGAAGAGCACGCTCCCTTCGACCGCGCGTACATGACCGCCGCCGCGCCGGAGTTCCCCGGCCCCGTCGCCGAGCAGGTCCGCCCCGAGGGACTGCTGCTCGCACCCATCGGAACCGGTCGCCAGCGGCTCGTCCGGGCGCGCAAGCGCGCCGACGGCGAACTCGACCGCGAGTCCCACGGCGCGGTGCGGTTCGTCCGGCTGCAGTAG
- a CDS encoding protein-L-isoaspartate O-methyltransferase family protein: MDLAVLRDDLVDSLEHESKGIVQSPRLSDAMRTVPREAFLADGQEAYSDRPFERLGTRVLSPSTVARLLEALDPEEGDDVLVVGAGVGYTAAVIAELVGEANVHAIDITRRLVMDARSNLAAAGYEGVLVDRRDGADGLPEYAPYDCILLEAAAIEPPAALVDQLDDDGRLVMPLGAGEQSLAVVEPDGVAERLGGVAFQPMLVEGEQADTPERNRTQREDRERARRAAQSRSGWEQEWIDWDSR, translated from the coding sequence ATGGACCTCGCGGTACTGCGGGACGACCTGGTCGACAGCCTGGAACACGAGAGCAAGGGCATCGTCCAGTCGCCCCGGCTGTCGGACGCCATGCGGACCGTCCCGCGCGAGGCGTTCCTCGCCGACGGCCAGGAGGCCTACTCCGACCGGCCCTTCGAGCGCCTCGGAACGCGCGTGCTCTCGCCCAGTACGGTCGCCCGTCTCCTCGAGGCGCTGGACCCCGAGGAAGGCGACGACGTGCTCGTCGTCGGCGCCGGCGTCGGCTACACCGCCGCCGTCATCGCCGAACTCGTCGGCGAGGCCAACGTCCACGCCATCGACATCACCCGCAGACTCGTCATGGACGCCCGCTCGAACCTCGCTGCGGCCGGCTACGAGGGCGTCCTCGTCGACCGGCGCGACGGCGCCGACGGCCTCCCCGAGTACGCCCCCTACGACTGCATCCTGCTGGAGGCCGCGGCCATCGAACCGCCCGCCGCGCTGGTCGACCAGCTCGACGACGACGGCCGGCTGGTCATGCCGCTCGGGGCCGGCGAGCAGAGCCTCGCCGTCGTCGAACCCGACGGCGTCGCCGAGCGCCTCGGCGGCGTCGCCTTCCAGCCGATGCTCGTCGAGGGCGAGCAGGCCGACACCCCCGAGCGCAACCGCACCCAGCGCGAGGACCGCGAGCGCGCCCGCCGGGCTGCGCAGTCCCGCTCCGGGTGGGAACAGGAGTGGATCGACTGGGACAGCCGCTAA
- a CDS encoding aminopeptidase: MDDSLRAPAETAVEQCLNLQSDESCAVVTDDERLPIGEALYDVAAGITDDAVLLRYPPGEQHGAEPPAPVAAAMADADVVLAPTTKSVSHTSARSAATEAGARAATLPGITEPVFRTGLDADYESIAEHCRAVLDQVGDADEVRVTSPQGTDIAFEPRGREWRLDTGIVHEPGDFSNLPAGEVFVSPATADGRFVVDGTMMPYGKLEGRELAFEVEDGQVTEVSDDGVREEIEGAAEEVGDAAYNLAELGIGTNVAVDELVGSVLLDEKAAGTVHIAIGDDHAIGGDTEAPIHLDGILREPTVYADGEVVDLPQDER, encoded by the coding sequence ATGGACGACTCGCTGCGCGCGCCCGCCGAGACAGCCGTCGAGCAGTGCCTGAACCTCCAGTCCGACGAGTCCTGCGCGGTCGTCACCGACGACGAGCGTCTCCCTATCGGCGAGGCGCTGTACGACGTGGCCGCCGGGATCACGGACGACGCCGTTCTGCTGCGGTACCCGCCCGGCGAGCAGCACGGCGCGGAGCCGCCCGCGCCAGTCGCCGCGGCGATGGCCGACGCCGACGTGGTGCTGGCGCCGACGACCAAGAGCGTCAGCCACACCAGCGCCCGCAGCGCCGCCACGGAGGCGGGCGCCCGGGCCGCGACGCTGCCCGGCATCACCGAGCCCGTCTTCCGGACGGGACTCGACGCCGACTACGAGTCCATCGCCGAGCACTGCCGGGCCGTCCTCGACCAGGTCGGCGACGCCGACGAGGTTCGGGTCACCTCCCCGCAGGGGACTGACATCGCCTTCGAGCCCCGCGGCCGCGAGTGGCGCCTGGACACCGGCATCGTCCACGAGCCCGGCGACTTCTCGAACCTCCCCGCCGGCGAGGTGTTCGTCAGCCCGGCCACCGCCGACGGCCGCTTCGTCGTCGACGGGACGATGATGCCCTACGGGAAGCTCGAGGGCCGCGAGCTCGCCTTCGAGGTCGAGGACGGCCAGGTCACCGAGGTCTCCGACGACGGCGTCCGCGAGGAGATCGAAGGGGCCGCCGAGGAGGTGGGCGACGCCGCCTACAACCTCGCGGAGCTCGGCATCGGCACCAACGTCGCCGTCGACGAACTCGTGGGATCGGTCCTGCTGGACGAGAAGGCCGCCGGCACCGTCCACATCGCCATCGGCGACGACCACGCCATCGGCGGCGACACCGAGGCCCCGATCCACCTCGACGGGATCCTCCGGGAGCCGACCGTGTACGCGGATGGGGAGGTCGTAGACCTCCCACAAGACGAGCGGTGA
- a CDS encoding DUF1648 domain-containing protein encodes MRLGRRTVGASLALVALTALAGVAVWPRLPAEMAIHFSASGTPDSYVSKAVGVALVPAIMLATLLLIEGAMRVDPPADSRTADAVTVATMAFVAAVHGLVLAWNLGYAVDFGLVLVGTLLWAAAVCAYAIRREYGVAT; translated from the coding sequence ATGCGACTCGGACGCCGCACCGTCGGCGCCAGCCTCGCGCTCGTCGCCCTGACGGCCCTCGCCGGCGTCGCCGTCTGGCCGCGCCTCCCGGCGGAGATGGCGATCCACTTCTCGGCGTCGGGGACGCCGGACAGCTACGTCTCGAAGGCCGTCGGCGTCGCGCTGGTCCCGGCGATCATGCTCGCGACGCTCCTGCTGATCGAGGGCGCGATGCGCGTCGATCCGCCCGCCGACTCGCGGACGGCCGACGCGGTCACCGTCGCGACGATGGCGTTCGTCGCGGCCGTCCACGGGCTGGTCCTCGCGTGGAACCTGGGCTACGCCGTCGACTTCGGGCTGGTCCTCGTCGGGACGCTCCTGTGGGCGGCCGCCGTCTGCGCGTACGCGATCCGGCGTGAGTACGGGGTCGCGACCTGA
- a CDS encoding tubulin/FtsZ family protein, with protein sequence MQITVIGVGNAGGKIADRLVEFEAETGRSLTTSVLAVNSASVDLARLERIPEDRQVLIGQTHEKVKGRGVGADPELGSEVARRDRTEIERTLDDVPIHTTDAFLVIAGLGGGTGSGGASVIAEGIGEMYDEPVYGLGVFPSSSEGGRPSLNAARALQSFADATDNLLLFDNDAWHAPNDSVEAGYERTNWELARRIVTLLAAGELDGSQVSEAAMDSSDVRRTLATGGLSTIAYAETELEPETRKDQGLLGRFSANGDHGGEDTDLAMKVHGLVRQAVQSRLTCPAEVSSAERALIVVSGPPSEFSQKGLRHARQWIEQEAGSVEVLAGDDPREDADALSAVVLLSNVTDVPRVDALQDQAVSAKGEIERQASAREDEIEELLTDDANELDPI encoded by the coding sequence ATGCAGATCACCGTCATCGGCGTCGGCAACGCCGGCGGCAAGATCGCCGACCGGCTCGTCGAGTTCGAGGCTGAGACGGGCCGGTCGCTGACGACGTCCGTGCTCGCGGTCAACTCGGCGTCCGTCGACCTGGCCCGCCTCGAGCGCATCCCGGAGGACCGCCAGGTCCTGATCGGCCAGACCCACGAAAAGGTCAAGGGCCGCGGCGTCGGCGCGGACCCCGAGCTCGGCTCGGAGGTCGCCCGCCGGGACCGGACCGAGATCGAGCGGACGCTGGACGACGTGCCGATCCACACCACCGACGCGTTCCTCGTGATCGCCGGCCTCGGTGGCGGCACCGGCAGCGGCGGCGCCTCGGTGATCGCCGAGGGCATCGGCGAGATGTACGACGAACCGGTGTACGGGCTCGGCGTGTTCCCCAGCTCCTCCGAAGGGGGTCGCCCGTCGCTGAACGCCGCCCGCGCCCTCCAGTCCTTCGCCGACGCCACGGACAACCTCCTGCTGTTCGACAACGACGCCTGGCACGCCCCGAACGACTCCGTCGAGGCGGGCTACGAGCGGACCAACTGGGAGCTGGCCCGGCGCATCGTGACGCTGCTCGCGGCGGGCGAGCTGGACGGCTCGCAGGTCTCCGAGGCGGCCATGGACTCCAGCGACGTCCGGCGCACGCTGGCCACGGGCGGGCTCAGCACCATCGCCTACGCCGAGACGGAGCTCGAGCCGGAGACGCGCAAGGACCAGGGCCTGCTGGGCCGATTCAGCGCGAACGGCGACCACGGGGGCGAGGACACCGACCTCGCGATGAAGGTCCACGGGCTGGTCCGCCAGGCCGTCCAGTCGCGGCTCACCTGTCCCGCCGAGGTCTCCTCGGCCGAGCGGGCGCTGATCGTCGTCTCCGGACCGCCGAGCGAGTTCTCCCAGAAGGGGCTGCGCCACGCCCGCCAGTGGATCGAACAGGAGGCCGGCAGCGTCGAGGTGCTGGCCGGCGACGACCCCCGCGAGGACGCCGACGCGCTGTCGGCCGTCGTGTTGCTCTCGAACGTCACCGACGTCCCCCGCGTCGACGCACTGCAGGACCAGGCCGTCTCGGCCAAGGGAGAGATAGAACGCCAGGCGAGCGCGCGGGAGGACGAGATCGAGGAGTTGCTGACCGACGACGCGAACGAGCTGGACCCGATATAG
- a CDS encoding metallophosphoesterase, which produces MLIGIVSDTHDDLDLVEAAVDRFESADVDAVIHCGDFVAPFSAAPFDGGFDFYAVRGNNDGEWTLQPQIDEFGRYLGEMGELTFDGQAVAVYHGTSQPVVDALVECGSYDYVLHGHTHEQVHEERDGTVRINPGGIAIPPAQDPAEIALLDTDTGEVEFERP; this is translated from the coding sequence ATGCTGATCGGCATCGTCTCGGACACGCACGACGACCTCGACCTCGTCGAGGCGGCCGTCGACCGCTTCGAGTCCGCGGACGTCGACGCGGTGATCCACTGCGGGGACTTCGTGGCGCCGTTCTCGGCGGCCCCCTTCGACGGCGGCTTCGACTTCTACGCGGTGCGGGGCAACAACGACGGCGAGTGGACCCTCCAGCCCCAGATCGACGAGTTCGGGCGGTACCTCGGCGAGATGGGCGAACTGACCTTCGACGGCCAGGCGGTCGCCGTCTACCACGGCACCAGCCAGCCCGTCGTCGACGCCCTCGTCGAGTGCGGTAGCTACGACTACGTACTGCACGGACACACGCACGAGCAGGTCCACGAGGAGCGCGACGGCACAGTCCGGATCAACCCCGGCGGCATCGCGATCCCGCCGGCGCAGGACCCAGCGGAGATCGCGCTTCTGGATACCGACACCGGCGAGGTCGAGTTCGAGCGGCCCTAG
- a CDS encoding DUF7382 domain-containing protein, which produces MFEELWQDDRAIEGLPIRLVIALVVGVASLSVMMNTISGLDAMSVTEVDVDPEPEVIGPEETDVELTVVEPDGSPVADATVVVSGSTATMDGVATAKTDDEGTATVTVDPSLGPNQGDGELSVDVKPPANGGYTDRRGNTAILVVRE; this is translated from the coding sequence ATGTTCGAGGAGCTGTGGCAGGACGACCGCGCCATCGAGGGACTGCCGATCAGGCTCGTCATCGCGCTCGTCGTGGGCGTGGCCAGCCTGAGCGTCATGATGAACACCATCTCCGGACTGGACGCGATGAGCGTCACCGAGGTCGACGTCGACCCCGAGCCCGAGGTAATCGGGCCGGAGGAGACCGACGTCGAGTTGACCGTGGTCGAACCCGACGGCTCGCCGGTGGCCGACGCGACGGTGGTGGTCTCGGGCAGCACGGCGACGATGGACGGGGTGGCGACGGCGAAGACCGACGACGAGGGGACGGCCACGGTGACGGTGGATCCGTCGCTGGGGCCGAACCAGGGCGACGGGGAGCTATCGGTCGACGTCAAGCCGCCGGCGAACGGCGGCTACACCGACCGCCGTGGGAACACGGCGATCCTGGTGGTCCGTGAATAA
- the gap gene encoding type I glyceraldehyde-3-phosphate dehydrogenase, with product MSSDPVRVGLNGFGRIGRNVFRASLDSDAVEIVGINDVMEDEEFEYLAKYDSVMGRLDGAALEEGTLTVEGTDFEAGVFHETDPTQLPWEELDVDVAFEATGIFRTKEDASQHLEAGADKVVISAPPKGEEPVKQLVYGVNHDEYDGEDVVSNASCTTNSVTPVAKVLHDEFGIESGQLTTVHAYTGTQNLVDGPNSKPRRRRAAAENIIPTSTGAAQAATEVLPELEGKLDGMAMRVPVPDGSITELVVELEEDVTEGDVNAAFEEAAAGELEGVLGVTDDEIVSRDVLGQPYSTLVDLQNTNVVGGLTKVLTWYDNEYGFANRMLDVGEYVADN from the coding sequence ATGAGTAGCGATCCCGTTCGCGTCGGTCTCAACGGCTTCGGGCGAATCGGTCGGAACGTCTTCCGTGCCTCCCTCGACAGCGACGCAGTCGAGATCGTCGGCATCAACGACGTCATGGAGGACGAGGAGTTCGAGTACCTCGCGAAGTACGACTCGGTCATGGGCCGCCTGGACGGGGCCGCGCTCGAGGAGGGCACCCTCACCGTCGAGGGGACCGACTTCGAGGCCGGCGTCTTCCACGAGACGGACCCGACCCAGCTCCCCTGGGAGGAACTGGACGTCGACGTCGCCTTCGAGGCGACCGGCATCTTCCGGACGAAGGAGGACGCCAGCCAGCACCTCGAGGCCGGCGCCGACAAGGTGGTCATCTCCGCGCCGCCGAAGGGCGAGGAGCCGGTCAAGCAGCTCGTCTACGGCGTCAACCACGACGAGTACGACGGCGAGGACGTCGTCTCCAACGCCTCCTGTACGACCAACTCCGTCACGCCGGTCGCCAAGGTGCTCCACGACGAGTTCGGCATCGAGTCCGGCCAGCTGACGACCGTCCACGCCTACACGGGCACCCAGAACCTCGTCGACGGCCCCAACAGCAAGCCCCGCCGGCGCCGGGCCGCCGCGGAGAACATCATCCCGACTTCGACCGGCGCCGCCCAGGCCGCCACGGAGGTCCTGCCCGAACTGGAGGGCAAGCTCGACGGCATGGCCATGCGCGTCCCCGTCCCCGACGGCTCCATCACGGAACTGGTCGTCGAGCTCGAGGAGGACGTCACCGAGGGCGACGTCAACGCCGCCTTCGAGGAGGCCGCCGCGGGCGAACTGGAGGGCGTGCTGGGCGTCACCGACGACGAGATCGTCTCCCGCGACGTGCTCGGTCAGCCCTACTCGACGCTGGTCGACCTGCAGAACACCAACGTCGTCGGCGGCCTGACGAAGGTCCTGACCTGGTACGACAACGAGTACGGGTTCGCCAACCGCATGCTCGACGTCGGCGAGTACGTCGCCGACAACTAG
- a CDS encoding HVO_0476 family zinc finger protein, which produces MTDATPGERVALPCPACSPDLETVHEVLSPGSHVTVRCTECDHTHKEQLPEDEEVQRRVVVSQEGDSFTASVDVPEGEQLAVGEEFLLDAEEALMTVRITSLETEGERVEEAPVEDVETIWSRAVGNVAVDVTMHPKDGQHDETESFKIRVPGDYEFTVGETDEFGDNEFTVEGFIVRGDAHGYDRDQYEMDGDSAEAKDLKRLYARDEQTRAWSAW; this is translated from the coding sequence ATGACTGACGCCACACCGGGCGAGCGCGTCGCGCTCCCGTGCCCGGCGTGTTCGCCGGACCTGGAGACGGTCCACGAGGTGCTGAGCCCGGGCAGCCACGTCACCGTGCGCTGCACGGAGTGCGACCACACGCACAAGGAACAGCTGCCGGAGGACGAGGAGGTACAGCGGCGAGTCGTCGTCTCCCAGGAGGGCGACTCCTTCACCGCCAGCGTCGACGTCCCCGAGGGCGAGCAACTCGCCGTCGGCGAGGAGTTCCTGCTCGACGCCGAGGAGGCGCTGATGACCGTCCGGATCACCAGCCTGGAGACCGAGGGCGAACGGGTCGAGGAGGCCCCCGTCGAGGACGTCGAGACCATCTGGTCCCGGGCGGTCGGCAACGTCGCCGTCGACGTCACCATGCACCCGAAGGACGGCCAGCACGACGAGACGGAGAGCTTCAAGATCCGGGTGCCCGGCGACTACGAGTTCACGGTCGGCGAGACCGACGAGTTCGGCGACAACGAGTTCACCGTCGAGGGCTTCATCGTCCGCGGCGACGCCCACGGCTACGACCGCGACCAGTACGAGATGGACGGCGACTCGGCCGAGGCCAAGGACCTCAAGCGGCTCTACGCCCGGGACGAGCAGACCCGGGCCTGGTCCGCCTGGTGA
- a CDS encoding type II glyceraldehyde-3-phosphate dehydrogenase: MLRVGINGYGTIGKRVADAVRSQPDMTVAGVAKRTPNYEAQVARDRGFPLYAADDRGHRFEAAGLDVHGDVPDLVRESDVVVDATPSGVGAQNRPIYEELDTPAVYQGGEDPDVAPVSFNARANYEDARDADAARVVSCNTTGLSRLLAPLREEYGVLKVRATLVRRGGDPSQTDRGPINDTVPDPVSIPSHHGPDLQTIFPDIDVDTMGMKVPSTLMHTHALTVTLDDDPSARAVTDLLAEESRLLVVPEHLGIDGAGKLTDYTSDAGRPRGDVWENCVWEESITCSEGPGGTDLSLFQAIHQEADVVPENVDAVRAVADLADGATSVQRTNEALGVGSGLVSHEPSRVADAADD, translated from the coding sequence ATGCTCCGCGTGGGCATCAACGGCTACGGCACGATCGGCAAGCGCGTTGCGGACGCCGTTCGGTCACAGCCCGATATGACGGTCGCCGGCGTCGCGAAGCGCACGCCCAACTACGAGGCGCAGGTCGCCCGGGATCGCGGGTTCCCGCTATACGCCGCCGACGACCGCGGCCATCGCTTCGAAGCCGCCGGGCTGGATGTCCACGGGGACGTTCCGGATTTGGTTCGCGAGAGCGACGTAGTCGTCGACGCCACGCCGTCCGGCGTCGGCGCGCAGAACCGCCCGATCTACGAGGAACTGGACACCCCCGCCGTCTACCAGGGCGGCGAGGACCCCGACGTGGCGCCGGTGAGCTTCAACGCCCGCGCGAACTACGAGGACGCCCGGGACGCGGACGCCGCCCGCGTGGTCTCCTGTAACACGACCGGCCTCTCGCGCCTCCTGGCGCCGCTTCGAGAGGAGTACGGCGTCCTGAAGGTCCGCGCCACGCTGGTCCGCCGCGGCGGAGACCCCTCACAGACGGACCGGGGACCGATCAACGACACGGTGCCCGACCCCGTCTCGATCCCCTCCCACCACGGTCCCGATCTGCAGACGATCTTCCCCGACATCGACGTCGACACGATGGGGATGAAAGTGCCCTCGACGCTGATGCACACCCACGCGCTCACGGTCACGCTCGACGACGACCCCAGCGCCCGCGCGGTCACGGACCTGCTCGCCGAGGAGTCGCGGCTGCTGGTCGTGCCCGAACACCTCGGCATCGACGGCGCCGGGAAGCTCACCGACTACACCAGCGACGCCGGCCGCCCGCGCGGCGACGTCTGGGAGAACTGCGTCTGGGAAGAGTCGATCACCTGCAGCGAGGGGCCCGGCGGCACGGACCTGAGCCTCTTCCAGGCCATTCACCAGGAGGCCGACGTCGTCCCCGAGAACGTCGACGCCGTCCGCGCCGTGGCCGACCTGGCCGACGGAGCCACCAGCGTCCAGCGGACGAACGAGGCGCTGGGCGTCGGATCCGGGCTGGTGAGCCACGAGCCCTCTCGGGTCGCCGACGCGGCGGACGACTAA